The Rhodamnia argentea isolate NSW1041297 chromosome 10, ASM2092103v1, whole genome shotgun sequence sequence TAGATCAAGATGTTGCataagtgcaattgagtcctaaaacttttaaaagtacaatcaaatcttaaaatgtgctgcgaaagtgcaatcgagttctaaaacttttaaaaagtagaatcaaaaaaaaaaatttgattggacaaatttgataagttttaggatttgattgcacttttttaaaaagtaagtTTTAGagctcaattacactttcgtgataaattttaggaccgaattttactttttgaaagtcTTAGGACTAAATagcattttcgtgacaagttttagaattttcaatgtacttatttctatcttttcttttaataaataaaacctATATTTTTCGTGTTTTTATGAGTTTACGAAAGAATGGTCTTTTAGTTTGAGGACAACTATGCCTATACATATAGCATGCACTAAATAATACTGCTTTAATGTCTAACCCACTTGATATTTATCCTTCAAatttctcttgatttttggCTAGACAAGTAAGATGTCGGGACGGAATTCAATCCCTAGATACCGACGTTTCTCATAACTATTTTCATTTGCATTCGGTAATTTCAGTCTACACAACTTTTTCTCGATCAAGATTGCGAATCATATTTGATTACATTAAGCTGATCGTGTCCTATACTTCATGATAAAACTACTATGTATGTCGGTACGTATCTCTGCATCTTATTATTTTCGCCATTGTGTTACTATCAAGATACAGGCTTGATGGAGACGTGGGACTCATCCATTtcggaccccaaaaaaaaaaatcagaagatgaAAAGTTCCAACTTTGCCTCTGCCCATAAATGAAAGATCCAAGAAATTGTTAGGGTTTTGGATTTATTTTGACTGGTCAAAACAAAAGTGAAGTGATCTGATAACCTTTAGTGTCGACATCGATTGGAAGCATTTTTGACGTCACTATGCTTATGCTCATCTGACGTCAGACTTCTAGATGATTTCAATAGCGACGAACGAGCATGGCATCGTGTTGTTAAACGTGGTTGTTGTCATTCTCGTGAGTTTTACAATATCAATATAATATTGTTGATGGGGATTGGCATTCGAGTAAGTTCCACGCAAGTTCGTAATACTGCCAAGGCGGTTGGTCAAGCGGGAAAATGATCACTCATCTTTTACTGGACCACAAGTTTGTTTCACATTATAAGCGCAATTGTGATTGGTTCATATTACGTTATCTAGATATGTCATATCTTGTGTgagaaaaaatttctaattgttAGTATTTTTATAAGATTACGGCGATGAGCTCGCCAATCTTAAATTTTCGGGTTGCGAATGGTATGGAATAGGTACGACTCAAATCGCATATCTCCTAACAAGTGTAGGACCCTTAAAGCAACACATAGAGAGACACTAACGCTAGCATTGAGCTTGTGCTGGTGTCACGTCAGCAGCCTTGAAGGCCACAAGAGTGGCGTCGGGCCCTCCAAATTTGGAAGCTCGTCAACCGGGTCAACCGAGACGAGTGGAGCTCGATACCTCGTGTTGAGCTTCACCATAAGCGCCGAGCTTGGGGTCGACAATATTGGATTTGACCTGTGATATAGGGAGTGTAAACGAGGAGACGAACAATGGGTCTTAGATGAACAGTTTTGGTGGGAGAGACAAGCGGCATCGATGTAGGGGCGGTGCTTTGCGGTGATCGCCATCGTGAGGTTGCGTTGATAGAGAATAGATTGTTGTGCCATGAAATTGGCAGTAAAACTATTTATCGCGAAGACCATCAAAATTTAGACACGTGTCAAAATCAAGTGAAGGAGACAACAAATGAATACATAACTCGCCACGACGAATCAACATCCAGCATAACAGTTCCAAGGCATTGCTCATCTCCGATGCTTATATCTACCTCTGAGAGATTAAGTAAagagttcagagagagagagagaagggggagggGGATACCTTTAGTGGGCCAGGCCCAAGTGATGAGGAAGGGCCAACGGAGTAACTGGATTCACTGAACTCAAACTAGCCCAAGAAACCACAAGCCCGGCCCACAGAAGGACCACCGGTGACCACATCAACGAGTGAGCCAGCAATCATGGCCGCCGGCCAACTCCAACAAGTCGCTTCAGGCGTGGCTTTCGTGCCTTCACGATCTCGGATGAGCCGATGGGACCGTGGTTCTGGGAATCGGCCTCAGACATTTTTGGCATTGATTCGTCTAGAACTAGGGAGCTGTCCCTCTTGAAAGGTAAGCGATACCAGCCGGTGTACACATGCCTTAAGCGTTGGAAAGCTTATCCACGGACATTGGCTCGGATCGTTTCCCTTACATGTCTTGAACCGGACCCGACAAAAAACACGCCGTGGATTTTACGCCGGCATTCCAGAAGGTTCTTCACAATCACTAATCGAATAATCAAAATTATAACCCTATGTGGAAGCAGAATCCAAACAAATTGGGATTCCCAATTCGTACTGCATGAGGAAATTCATCAACGTGACCATATATAACAAAGAATCCTTGCCCGGAACTGCAATTGAACAGGAAACTCGGCCATTTGTTGCAGATTGATCACCAGCCGTCCATTCTCGGAACAAGGATCTTAGGAATGCTATAACCACCGTCGATCCCTATCAagtctcctctccctctctctcctcttatatatatatatacgagaATGTTCAGCGGACAAGGCAGCAAATCTGGAGGAGAATTCCGAAGCGATTAAAACCTTTTCTTCGACGCGGTGACTCTGCGCCGAGCTCCGCCTTGTCCGACCCAAACCCTCCGGTAGTTTCCCAAGATCTCTGTCCATTACTGCCGATTCTCGCACTTACATCGTccgattttcttgattttcttgctTGTTTGAGTGTGCGATTTGTAATTGATGTGCGCTCAtttgtctttttgtttggtcaatGCCTGGGTCGCTATGGGGTTCTAGGGGAGTCTCTGGGGCCGCAATCCGATGGACAGAGAGCTGGTGGAGCTCTTCGAGAGGGCGAAGAAGGCCGCCGATGCGGCGGCCAGTGACGGGGTGTCGTCGGATGATCCTGAGGTTTCCCGGTGTGTGGACGCTCTGAAACGGCTCAAGGGCTTCCCGGTTTCTTACGACGCTCTCGTGGCCACTCAGGTAAATTTTCTTGAATTGGCAGAACTCGGTAGAAGAGTAGAGTAGCGAAAGGCAGGATTTTTGAGTCTTTGAGAATGCAATTTGTGGAATTAGAGAGTTATGTTTTTTGCTTTGTAAACGTTAGAATGAGAAGTGGACGACCACCTTAATTTGAGTGACGCAGTTGAGTGTTGACGTTTGATCTGTCAATTTTCGAATTGAGTTCTTTGCTAGTTTTGCTATTCTTATGGATAaggtggaggaagaaaaaaaatccctttttgCTCTTTCTATTGGCCTCTCTATCTAGCTTGTTCTAAAGACATTATCTTTTATTATGTGTATTCAGTCCGGGTATTTGTTGGTTTAGTAAATCTAGCAATGCCGTAGCAATTGTTGGCAGTTGACCATTTCTTCCAGGCCgggcctctctctcttttcttccatATCCAGTAGCTACCTGGTTGATGGTACTTGTTACTAAAATGCTGGGCTTCTTTGGTGCTTTTACATGTGGATGGTCATGGTTGtcaagagaaggaaaaatccTCAGGAAATTGCATGCTCGAATGGGGGACCTAAAACAAGAGAAGTCTTTCCCCATCAAACATATTGGAGTACATGCTCTGGTATATCGTATAGCCATTTGTCCACATAGGTGGATAAAAATTTTTAGTTGTCAAAAGAAGGGAATATTCTAGCAGTTATTGAGAGACTATGCCGCGGTCAAGGATTCGATACCATAAGGAGTGATATTATTTGTCTTGATTGTTGGAACTTTAGCCGTTATGGGTGTGCCAAACAAGAGATGGTTGCCTGGGATGAACATCAACATCTCATTCGAAAGAAGCACGAGCACACAGCTTGGGGTCCCAGGGATGGACTGGTGACGTTACTAACTTAATTGACCTGATATATATATTGTTCCACAGGGCTGAATACAGGGAATCCTTGGTTTAGTACCATTAGTGTAAGATTTTAAAGCCATCAAAGTTGATTTGATAGGtgcgatttttctttttcttttttttttttttttttggaggggggggGTTAACGAGCTGTAACACCTTTCTTGACTGTAAGGCCATCACAGCCAAGACAGTGATGTTGTCATGTGATGGCTGATGCCACCACAGTGCACATGAGGTCTCTTAAATTTTCGTGAGAGTGGACTGCCTCTAGGTCAATCCTCTGATTCTTTTAAAGAATTAGGGGAATGAGAGCAGGGAGGCCATTAGATCATAGATGCATACTTGTTCTCTTGCGGAATTACAGCAGGAGAAGATTTCATGGTAAGAGTCCAGGAGGAAAGCTAATATTTACAATTTCTTTGTCctttatctttttcatttttttttttttttttggtggtggggggtgggggaggGGGTGCTCTAACAGCTTTCTAGACCGCAATTACGGCCAAGGAGGCAGCGATGCTGTCACTTGATGACTGATGCAGCCACAGTGCACATCTTTATAACTGTTGTGGTGGTTTAGAGGAAAAGCAAGTTGTAGCTGTGCTTTCTAGGATGTGGTGAAATCTAAAACCTCCTCGACATGATTTGCATATCCTTTGTGTTAGCTGTTTTCTTTTGGGGTTTTAGTGATGATTGTTCTCTGTAGCGATATTTCAGGTTTTCAGTGGTCTTACATTGTTCTTTTGGGAATACATAGGCTCATATTCATTGTACAGCAAAAACAGAATTTACTTTTTCCCAAGGGGGATAATAGGCTTGAAGAGACTGTTGGATGCGATAATTTCACATGTCAAATACCTTTAAAAAGATCATGAGAAATTGGTATCATGGGTTATTATCTTGGTGCTGGACTcgcttttagttttttttccttgtcccaCATACCTGTTCTTTCCTGCTTTATTACGACTCCAAAACCTTTTACTTAGTTGTTTTGTGCATTCATGGTGGAGGAATCCACTGGTGAACTTGATTCCTAGTTTGTTTTCACTTATTTGAGGAAGTTGCATAAATTCTCTTTGTTATCCTCACATGAATGCTTTGATGGCAATTCCTTTCAGGTTGGGAAACGGCTTAGGCACCTAACAAAACATCCTACAGAGACAATCAAAACAATGGCTGCAGATGTGCTTGAGATTTGGAAGAAGATAATCATTGATGAGacagccaaaaataaaaagaagtccAGCAGTGATGATAAATTGTTGCAGAAAAATGAGAAAGCAGATAGCATCAAATTTGAGAAGGGGCAGAAGGCAGGTGCAGTAAAGGTCGATAAATCTTCACATGTAGAAACAGTGAAAGTTGAGAAAATTTACAAAGGTGATTCCACCAAGTTGGTGTCAAGTTCTCAAACCACCAAAGTTGAGAAAAATGTTGTAGACACACTTACTCTAATGTCTGAGAAGAATGACAGAGAAGTCAAAGAAGAGAAACAGCCATTGAACACTAAAAAACCATTAGCTGGGTCTAATGCTCCTCCGAAGTTGACAGGATTGGTCAAGTGCAATGATTCTCTTCGTGACAAAGTTAGAGAACTACTTGTTGAGGCACTGTCTAAGGTTGTCAGCGAGGCTGACGATGATATTAAGAACGAAGTAAATGCATGCGATCCAATCCGAGTTGCTGTCACCGTTGAATCCCTCATGTTTGAGAAGATGGGTCGGTCCAACggaacccaaaaattcaaatatcGATCGATCATGTTCAACATCAAGGACCCGAACAATCCAGACCTAAGAAGGAAA is a genomic window containing:
- the LOC115750595 gene encoding transcription elongation factor TFIIS, which encodes MDRELVELFERAKKAADAAASDGVSSDDPEVSRCVDALKRLKGFPVSYDALVATQVGKRLRHLTKHPTETIKTMAADVLEIWKKIIIDETAKNKKKSSSDDKLLQKNEKADSIKFEKGQKAGAVKVDKSSHVETVKVEKIYKGDSTKLVSSSQTTKVEKNVVDTLTLMSEKNDREVKEEKQPLNTKKPLAGSNAPPKLTGLVKCNDSLRDKVRELLVEALSKVVSEADDDIKNEVNACDPIRVAVTVESLMFEKMGRSNGTQKFKYRSIMFNIKDPNNPDLRRKVLLGEVKPERLITMTPDEMASDQRQLENHQIKEKALFDCERGGPPKATTDQFKCGRCGQRKTTYYQLQTRSADEPMTTFVTCVNCNNHWKFC